The DNA region GATACTCAATCGCTTTTTCCGAAACATATTTGTGGCTGGTGCCGTGGAATCCGTACAGGCGTATTTTATGTTTTTTGAAAAGTGTTTCCGGAATTGCGTATCTATAGGCATATTCAGGAATGCTTTGGTGAAATGCAGTATCGAAAATAGCAGCTTGTTTAGCCTTTGGGAAAACCGTTTCGGCTACTTTAATGCCTTCAAAGTTGGCAGGGTTGTGCAAAGGTGCTAAACTCGACAAGTCATTAATCTGCTCTTTTACTATGGAGTTGATTTCGGTGGTTTTATCAAACAATGCCCCGCCTTGTACCACACGATGCCCAACAATATCGATATCGTCTTTAGACTTGATGATTCCGGTTTTGGAGTCCAGTAACTGTTTAGATAATAATTTTAGTCCTTTTTTATGGGTTAAAATAGGGGTTTCTACCTCTATACAGTCATCGGCGGTTTTATAAACAAATCGGGCATCGTTCATGCCAATGCGCTCAATTAACCCCGAACAAAGAATTTGTTCTTCTGGCATTGAAAACAATTGAAATTTTATGGATGAACTTCCTGAGTTTAGAACAAGTACTTGCATGTTTAGAGATCTTGGGCTTGAATAGCGGTTATAATTACGGTGCTGTAAATGTCATCTGCCGTACAGCCACGGCTTAAATCGTTGACGGGTTTGTTAAGGCCTTGCAGCATAGGGCCAATGGCCAATGCCCCAGTTTCTCGTTGCACGGCTTTATAGGTGTTGTTCCCGGTGTTAAGGTCTGGAAAAATTAAAACACTGGCTTGTCCGGCAACTTCAGAGTCTGGAAGTTTGCTTCTGCCAATGCGTATATCAACAGCCGCATCATACTGAATGGGGCCTTCAATTTTTAGTTCGGGGGCTTTTTCTTTAGCTATTCGTGTGGCTTGACGCACTTTATCAACATCTTCCCCTTTTCCAGATGTGCCCGAAGAATACGATAACATGGCCACTTTGGGTTCTACTCCAAAATTTAGTGCCGTTTGCGCTGAAGAAATTGCAATTTCTGCTAGCTGTTCGGCATTGGGGTTAGGGTTGATGGCGCAATCGCCAAAAATAGATACGCGGTCTTCCAAGCACATGAAGAATACCGAAGAAACAATATTTACACCAGGTTTGGTTTTTATAAACTGTAAAGCCGGACGTAAAGTGTGGGCGGTGGTATGCACAGCACCCGATACCATACCGTCGGCATGCCCTTTATGAATCATCATAGTGGCAAAGTAAGATACATCGGCCATGGCATCTCTGGCCATGTCTAGGTTTACGTTTTTATGTTTTCTGAGCTCATAAAAGGTGTTAACGTAGTCTTCAAAATGAGGAGAATGGGTGGGAGATACCACATTAACGTCTTCTAAATTTAATGGGATATCTTGTTTTTCTATGATTTCTCTAATTTTATCCTTTTCACCGATTAAGGTTAAATCGACCACGTGTGCATGTATTAATCTTGCAGCGGCTCGCAAAACACGCTCGTCGTAGCCTTCGGGTAAAACAATGTGCTTTTTGTCTTTTAAAGCTCGTTGAAGCAGATTGTATTGGAACATTCTCGGAGTAAAAATACCCGATTTGTGTGTAATGAGATCGTTAGCTAATTTATCGGTATTAATATGTTTTTCGAAAGTTTCAATAGAGGTGTTTATCTTTTCGATGTTTTCGGCGTAAATCCTCGATTTTATTTTTCCGATGGTATTGGTAGTTGAAAACGTACCGCTTTTTACACTAATGATGGGCACTACACTTGAAAGTCCTTCAATGAGGCGTAAAATAGGATCTTCCGGAATCAATCCACCAGTTAAAACGATACCTGATATTTTAGGATAGTTTTTAGAAATATTGGCTTGAAGTGCTCCTAAAATAATATCGGCACGATCGCCAGGTGTAATGACTAAGGCATTTTCTTTGAGGTGGATTAAGTAGTTGCGCAATTGCATAGCACCAACACTATAGCTTTCGGCTTGGTTGTTAATCATGTCCTTGCCAAAAAGGAGTTCGCCGTTAAGTGTTTTTACGATTTCTTTGATGGTTGGGCTGGCCAAACTGCCAATTTTTGGAATAACGTTAATATCGGTGTCTTCGTTAATTCTTGACTTCAAAAGAGTTTTTAAAGACGAAATATCTTCAGGGTTTATTTTGTTGGCCATTATGGAAAGCACGTCCACCTCTTCTTTAAAAGCATCGTGCGCCAATTGTACGTGGTCAACAACTTCGGATACCGTTTTGCCGTCGCCTTGGCAAACAATAATAACGGGAAGTCCCAGGTTTTTTGAAATCAGCAAGTTGATATCTAGCTCTATACTGGAGTTTTCATGGGAGAAGTCGGTGCCTTCAACCAAAACAAAATCAAAATGCTCTTCAAGATATTTGTATTTTTTAATGATTTCGTCGATAACATCGCCAGCTTTACCTTTATTATAAAGGTTTAATACTTCGTTTCGCGTAAAAGCAAAGGTTTTTTTGTAGTTGAGGTCAATTTCAAAATGGGAAATAACGGTGCTTATATGGTTGTCCATTTCGCCATCTTCGGTGTCCTCAATAATGGGCCTAAAATAGCCTACTTTGGCCGTTTTGCCCAAAAGCATGCGCATTAAGCCCAGAACAATTACCGATTTTCCGCTGTTGGGCTCTAGTGTGGCTACATAAATTCCTTTACTCATTGTTATTAGTTTTTATTTGAAAACAACATTTTATTTACTTGTTGTTGCAAAATTAACAAGTGCGTTTTGGGTTATTAATGATAAATATCATACTTGAACTTAGTTGGAAGTTAAATCTCTAAAAAGCGACTCTAGGCTTGCGTTTTTTTGATTGAGCTGAAGAATTTTTAATTGGTTGTCGTGTGCAAAATCAAAAACATGCGAGCGCATATCTTCTGCGGTTTTAAAAGTGATTTCGTAAACAAACCCATAGGTGTTCGCTACTTGTTTTACTTTAGGTAGATTTAGCAAAAAGGCATCCTCAACCCGATAATCGAACTCTACAATTACCACTTGCTCTTTTTCGTCGCGTAAATCTTTCAGTTTTTTGTCGGCCACAATTTCACCTTTGTTTATAATGATAACGCGGTCGCACATGGCCTCGACTTCCTGCATAATATGGGTAGAAAGGAAAACGGTTTTTGTTTTTCCGATGGATTTTATCAAATTCCTAATATCGATAAGTTGGTTTGGGTCAAGTCCTGTGGTGGGTTCATCTAAAATCAATACATCAGGATCGTGCAACAATGCATTTGCCAAACCTACCCGCTGGCGATAGCCTTTTGAAAGCTGACCAATTTTTTTATGGGCCTCGGGAGTAAGTCCGGTGAGTTCAATAACCTCTTCTATGCGGTTTTTGCCCACGCCGTAAATATTCGCGTTAAACGTTAAGTACTCTTTTATAAATAAATCTAAATAAAGCGGATTGTGCTCCGGTAAGTAGCCCACACTTTGCTGAACTTGTTTGGTATTTTGGCTTACATCGTGGCCATTTACCTTGGTTTTTCCCGTATCAGCATTTAGGTAAGTGGTCAAAATTTTCATCATAGTCGATTTTCCAGCGCCGTTAGGCCCTAAAAAACCCACTATTTCTGGTTTTTCAATCGTAAAGGATACATTGTTCAACGCTTTTTGTTTTCCGTACAGTTTTGAAACGCCAACGACTTCAATAGACATATTTAAAATTGTTTCTTCAAAAATAATGATTATCTAACGTAAAGTAGCGTTTACCTAAAAATCTTTAAAACTTTTAAAAAATGTACAAAAAAGATTTTATTGTGTTTTTATTTCTTAAAATAATATTTACTTTAGCGGCGTAATTATGACAACAACAGTTTATTATACATATTTTAACAACTATTTCTTTTTTAGCGGAAGAAACGAGGCGTTGTATGTATAATTTATAAGCATAAATTTGAATATGAGTCTCGATGAAAATCGGGACTTTTTTTTGTCAACAAGTGGTTGAAATTTTTAAACTGAATATTAAAATAAATAAAAGAAAACTGTGATAAAAAAGGTGGCCATACAGGGTATTAAAGGGTCTTTTCATCATATTGTGTCGCAGCAATTTTTTGAAAATCCGGTAGACTGTATCGATTGTTTAACCTTCGATAGGGTAGTGGATTCTTTAATAACGGCTGAAAGCGATGCGGCGGTAATGGCGCTTGAAAATTCTATTGCAGGCTCGATAATACCAAACTATGCCCTTATCGATAAGTTTAAGTTGCATATTGTTGGTGAGCATTATTTGGATATTCAGCATAATTTAATGGCGTGGCCGGGGCAAAGGATAGACGATATTAAAGAAGTGTATTCGCACCCTATGGCGTTGTTGCAGTGTAAGGAGTTTTTTAAACAGTATCCGCACATTAAATTGGTTGAGGATAAGGATACCGCTGAAGTGGCCGAACGCATCCGAAAGCAGGAATTAAAAGGCATCGGTGCCATTGCCAGCGTCACCGCAGCAGAGATTTTCGAGTTGGATATTTTGGCTCACAGCATTCAAACCATAAAGCACAACGAAACCCGTTTTGTAATTGTAAAACGTGTAAATTCTGAAGTGCCCGAAAACGAAATCAATAAAGCGTCGGTTAAGTTCGAGGCCAACCACAAACGAGGTAGTTTAGCGGCTATTTTAAACGTAATGAGCGATTGCCGATTGAATTTAACCAAAATCCAATCGTTACCCATTGTTGAAACCCCTTGGAAATACGCCTTTTTTGTTGATGTAACATTCGAAACGTACAACGATTTCAAAAAAGCAAAATCGTTGATAGATATAATGGCCGAAGGCTTTAAAGTTTTAGGTGAATATAAAAACGCCAAGTTATGATAGAGGTAGCTAACAGGTTACAGACCGTTGAGGAATACTACTTTTCTAAAAAGTTGAGGGAAGTAAATTTGCTGATTGCAAACGGTAAGCCCGTAATCAATTTAGGTATTGGTAGCCCCGATTTACAACCACCACAAAAGGTGATTGATGCGATAATGGACAGTTTTAAAAACCCTTCCGCACACAAATACCAAAGCTACCAAGGTTTACCGGAGTTGAGGGATGCCATGGCCAAATTCTACAAACTGAACTTTTCGGTGAATTTAAGTCAGGCTACCGAAATACTGCCTTTAATGGGCAGCAAGGAAGGCATCATGCACATTTCCATGGCTTATTTAAATGAAGGCGATGAGGTGTTGATTCCTAATCCGGGATACCCCACTTACCAATCGGTAACGAAATTGGTGGGAGCCAAAGGTGTTTTGTATGAATTGGACGAAGCCAATAATTGGCTGCCCGATTTCGAAGCTTTGGAAAAACAAGATTTAAGCAAAGTGAAGTTGATGTGGGTAAATTACCCGCACATGCCAACGGGCGCCAACCCCACCGAAACCTTGTTTGAAGATTTAGTGGCTTTTGCGAAGCGTAACAATATTTTAATTGTAAACGATAACCCGTATAGTTTCATTTTGAACAATTCGCCAAAAAGCATTTTAAGTGTTGAAGGCGCCAAAGAGGTTTGTTTAGAGCTTAATTCGTTGAGCAAAACCTTCAATATGGCTGGGTGGCGTGTAGGTATGGTGGTTGGCGATAGCACCCATATCAGCAATATTTTAAAAGTAAAAAGTAATATGGACTCGGGTATGTTTTACGGCATACAAAAAGGAGCGATTGAGGCTTTAAAATGTTCAAACATGTGGTTTGCCACGTTGAACAATGTGTACCAAGAGCGTCGTCAATTGGTTTGGAAACTGGCCGATGCACTTAATTGCACCTACGACAAAAATGCCTCTGGGTTATTTGTTTGGGCCAAGTTGCCAGCATACTTAAAGTCTGAAGAATTTATAGATTTGGTGTTAAAGGATAACCACATTTTTATTACACCGGGAACTATTTTCGGAACAAAAGGCGAGGGCTATATTAGGTTTTCGTTATGTGCCCCAACCGAAGTTTTGGAAGAAGCTATTGAAAGAGTAAGTTAAGAATGAAAAATATATACGCAATAGGAGTTGGATTAATAGGCGGAAGCTTGGCTATCGACATCAAAAAGAATGACCCCAGTGTGGTGATTCACGGTGTGAGCAGAAAAGAGTCGACGCTCGATGAAGCTTTGCGACTAAAGCTAATCGATAAAAAAGCAACTTTAGATGATATCGAGCATGCCGATTTGGTCATCATCTCCATTCCTGTTGACGCCACTGTAAAATTGTTGCCAACAATTTTGGATAAAATCCCAGATACTGCGTTGGTGGTCGATGCGGGGTCAACAAAAGTTGATATTTGCAGGGCGGTGGAGAATCATCCAAAACGTAGAAACTTTTTGGCGATGCATCCCATAGCAGGAACGGAGCATTCGGGACCAAGTGCAGCCATGGAAGGCCTTTTTGTTGGAAAGACCAATATAGTTTGCGAGGTAGAAAAAACCACTTTCAAACTACAGGAAAAGGCATTGAAGTTGTTCACCGATATCGGAATGCGCATCCGTTACATGAACCCAGAAGCACACGATAAACATATCGCTTACGTGTCGCACCTATCGCATATCAGTTCGTTTATGTTGGGCAAAACGGTGATTGAAAAGGAAAAAAACGAACGCGATATTTTCGATATGGCGGGAAGTGGATTTGCATCAACGGTGCGTTTGGCAAAAAGTTCGCCCGAAATGTGGACGCCGATTTTCCGACAGAATAAAACGAACGTTATTGAAACGTTAGACGAGTACATCTCCAACCTGTCGCATTTTAAGGAGATGATGGAACAAGATGATTTTGAAGGCGTTTTTAACGAAATGAAAAACACAAATCATATAAAAGATATTTTAAACGGAATACATTAACAGCAAATACCAATATTTAAAATCCTAAATTCCAACTGTAGATTTTGGGATTTGGAATTTAAAAATTGAATTTTTATTAGAATTATGGAAAACACAAAAGAAATGAGAGCATGGTTAGATGATTTAAAACTAGATCATCCATTAGTAGTAGCAGGACCATGTAGCGCCGAAACCGAAGAGCAGGTTTTAAAAATAGCCCACGAGCTAAAAGATACCGATGTAAACTATTTTAGAGCTGGTATCTGGAAACCAAGAACCCGCCCAGGAAACTTTGAAGGCGTTGGAGCATTAGGATTGAAGTGGTTGCAAAAAGTAAAGGCCGAAACTGGTATGAAAGTATGTACCGAGGTGGCTAATGCAGCACATGTAAAATTGGCTTTAGAGCACGATATCGATATGCTTTGGATTGGAGCGCGTTCAACCGTGAGCCCTTTCATTATGCAAGAAATCGCCGATGCGCTTGAAGGTACCGATAAGCCTGTATTAATCAAGAACCCAGTAAACCCAGATCTGTCTTTGTGGTTGGGAGGTATTGAAAGAATCTACTCTTCGGGAGTTAAAAATATTGGAGCGATCCACAGAGGATTCTCTACTTACGAAAAAACCAAATACAGAAACAACCCAGAATGGCAATTGGCTATCGAGTTTCAAAATAAATTCCCAGACATTCCTTTAATTAACGATCCGTCGCACATTACAGGAAAACGCGATATGATATTTGATGTGTCGCAAACGGCATTGGATTTGAATTTCGATGGATTAATGATTGAAACCCACTACGATCCAGATAATGCTTGGAGTGATGCTTCACAGCAGGTAACACCACAAGCATTGGTTCAAATCATGAAAGATTTGAAAATTAGAAAAGAGACTGATTCTGAAGCAGACTACAATAAAGCTTTAGGGCTTTTAAGAGCGCAGATTGATGTGGTTGATAACCAAATTATTGATTTGTTAGGTAAACGAATGAAAGCAGCCGATGGCATTGGAACTCTTAAAAAAGAGAAAAACGTAGCGGTTTTACAGTCTAAGCGTTGGAACGAAATTTTAGGTAAAATGGTATTGGAAGGTGAGCAGCACGGTTTAAGTGAAGAGTTCATTTTAAAAATGTTCAAAGCCATTCACCAAGAATCTATCAATCACCAAGAGAAGATTATTAACGGATAATAATTTTCTGTAAAACTAAAAAAGCCTCGCAATCACGAGGCTTTTTTAGTTTCCGAAAAAAGTGTTACTGTTTATTTCGTTTAAAAATATATCGGGTTATAAAAATACCTTGGTTATCACCTTTTCCAGCACTTTCAACTGCACTGGTAACAAAAGCTAGTTCCCATCCTTCGGCAATCATGGTGTTGATTTTTGAAGTAATTATAGCATCATTGGCAGCAATGTTTTGAAATCTAATCCCGCCAATGTTAAAGAAGTTTAGTAGTTTGGTTTCATCAAAGTCCTTTACCCTAATTTCGCCCCTGTCAGATTTATTTCGTGAATTGTCATCTTCGGTTTGGGTTGTGGTAAATTCTTTGTAATTTTTCTCTTCGTTGGCGCTAATTATTCTTGAGCGCCCTAAGCCATTCGGTACTATAGATTCTACACTCGTTACAACTTTGTACTCCACTTGTGCATGGGTTTCAATAAAAGAAAATAAAGAAACAGTTAATAAAATTAAAATTTTTTTCATGTTGTTGATTTTTGATTTGAAATTAAGCTTCAAATATATGTGCATTCGTACAAAAAAAATAATTATTTTGAATTACTTTTGAAAAAAATATGACGGGACGCGTTTATAAATCTACAGGAAGTTGGTACACGGTAAAAACCGAGTTGGGTAAAACGTACGAGTGCCGCATAAAAGGAAAATTCCGCATAAAAGGTATAAAAAGCACCAATCCCATTGCTGTTGGTGATGTAGTAGATTTTGAGTTGGAAGTGGACAACAACCAAGAATCTGGCATTATCCATCACATTCAAGACCGAAAAAATTATATCGTCCGCAAATCGGTGAACCTGTCCAAACAAACCCACGTTATTGCTGCTAATTTGGATATGGTTTTTTTGATGATAACCATAAACAATCCGCCCACCTTAACCAGTTTTATTGACCGATTTTTGGTCACGGCCGAAGCTTATTCAGTAAAAACCGTTTTGCTCTTCAATAAAATAGACGCCTACGATCAAGACACTCTAGATGAAGTGCGTTATTTGGCGCATGTTTACAGAAAAATTGGCTATGAGTGTATTGGGGTTTCGGCTAAAACAGGAAAAAATGTCGATAAGGTAAAAGCCTTGATGCAGGATAAAGTGAGCATGTTTTCAGGGCATTCGGGTGTGGGGAAATCGACCTTGGTCAATGCCATTGAACCCAATTTAAACTTAAAGACCAAAGAAATTTCGTCCCAACATATGCAAGGGCAACATACTACAACCTTTGCCGAAATGTTCGATTTAAGTTTCGGAGCCAAAATTATCGATACGCCAGGTATAAAAGGATTTGGCATTGTGGATATGGACAAAGAAGAAGTGGGCGATTATTTTCCAGAGTTTTTTGCACTAAAGCAAGATTGTAAATTCAACAATTGTTTGCACATCAACGAACCCAAGTGTGCTGTTAAAAATGCCTTGGAAGAAGGCGAAATAGAATACACTAGATACCGCAGTTATTTGCAGATTATTGAAGGCGAAGACGAACATTACAGAACTGATATTTGGGATAAAGAATAAATGAAAGTAGTTATACAAAGAGTAACAAAAGCCAGCGTTACCATTGAAGGGCAAAAAGTAGCTTCAATCAACAAAGGGTTATTGATCTTATTGGGAATAGTAAACGAAGATACAACCGAAGACATCAAATGGCTATCGAACAAAATAGCGAATCTCCGTATTTTTAATGACGAAAACGGGGTGATGAACCAATCTATTAAAGAAACCAACGGAGATGCCATTGCGGTGAGTCAGTTTACACTGTATGCGGCCACCAAAAAAGGCAATCGTCCTAGTTATATAAAAGCGGCCAATCCCGATGTGGCCATTCCGCTGTACGAGGCCTTTGTAAAACAACTTGAATCCGATTTGGGCAAAACCGTGCAAACGGGAGAATTTGGTGCAGATATGAAAGTGGAACTTTTAAACGACGGTCCTGTAACCATCATTATCGATTCTAAAAATAAAGAATAATGGCTTCTGTTTTTGGGCACGGTGCGGTTGGTTTTACTTTGGCCAAAATATTGGACAATAAAAATTCCAAATGGTTGCTACTGGCCGCAATATTTTCAACCATTCTTCCAGATTTTGATGTTATCGGTTTTCAATTGGGCATCCATTACGAGCACCTTTTAGGGCATCGCGGGTTTACCCATTCCATTGTTTTTGCCTTGATTTGGGCTCTCATTCTCATGTTTTCCTTTGGAAAAAATAATAGGGCATTGTGGTTTACCATTATTTTTCTATCTACATTATCGCACGGTTTATTGAGTGCGATGACTTCAGGGGAAAGGGTGTTGGGGGCTTAATTCCTTTTGATAATGGTCGCTATTTTTTTCCCGTTTCGAGAGATTCAAGTGCCGCCCCTTGGCGTGGAACGGTTTTTTCTTCTCGAGGAGTAAAAGTGCTTTTTAGCGAATTAAAGTATATTTTTGTTCCTTGTATAATCATTCTAGTAACTTCTTTAATTATAAAAATACAATGGAGATTAAAAACGCACAAATAGTAGTTGACGATTGGATTAAAAACCATGGCGTTCGTTACTTCAACGAACTCACCAACATGGCTCAGCTTACCGAAGAAGTGGGCGAAGTGGCGCGAATTATCGCGCGGCGTTACGGCGAGCAAAGTGAAAAGGAAAGCGACAAAGACAAAGATTTAGGTGAAGAACTGGCCGATGTACTTTTCGTGGTGCTGTGCCTGGCCAACCAAACGGGAGTAGATCTTCAGGCTGCTTTCGATAAGCGAATGGACAAAAAAGCTAAACGCGACCACGATAGGCACCATAATAACCAGAAATTGAAATAATTTATAATTATATTTGACGCTTCTAATTTTAGAAGCGTTTTTTAATATTATAAAATGAATATCACTCTTCATAAATCCGAAATCACAAACCGTCAATCTGAAGTTACCATAACGGGCTCAAAAAGCGAATCGAACCGATTGTTGCTTTTGCAGGCTTTGTATCCAGAGTTTAAACTCGAAAATGTTTCAAATTCTGATGATAGTAACTTAATGACCAACGCACTGTCTTCCGAAGAAAAAATAGTCGATATCCACCATGCCGGGACGGCCATGCGTTTTTTAACGGCTTATTTTTCTATTCAGGAAGGTCGCGAAACCATTTTAACAGGCTCCAAACGCATGAAAGAACGCCCTATTAAAATTTTGGTTGAGGCTTTAAAAGAATTGGGTGCAGACATCAGTTACGAAGAAAACGAAGGGTATCCACCTATAAAACTTCAAGGTAAAAAGCTGACTAAAAATAAAGTGTCCTTACAAGCCAATGTGAGCAGCCAGTACATTTCGGCCTTGTTGCTAATTGCTTCGAAATTAGAAAATGGCATTGAGCTAACCCTTCAAGGCGAAATCACTTCAGTACCATACATTAAAATGACTTTAGCTTTGTTGGATGAAATTGGAATAGAATCCTCATTTATTGGCAATACTATTATAGTAAAACCAACAACCAACAACCAGCAACCAAAAACTTTAACAGTTGAATCAGACTGGTCATCAGCATCCTACTATTTCAGCATTGTGGCGCTTTGCCAACCCAGTACGGAAATTACCTTGTCGTCGTACAAAGAACATTCACTTCAGGGCGATTCATCGTTGGTAGAAATTTATAAGCATTTTGGGGTGTCCACCATTTTTAATGGTAATTCCATGACCTTGAAAAAGGAGGGAAATGAAGTAAAGCCATTGGCATTAGATTTGGTTAACGCACCCGATATCGCGCAAACCATCGCGGTAACTTGTTTTGCTTTGGGAATATCTTGCGATTTAACCGGGCTTCATACTCTAAAAATAAAAGAAACTGATAGGTTGGTGGCTTTAAAAACTGAAATTGAAAAATTAGGAGGTGAGGTTGAAATTACCGATAAATCCCTGCACCTTTCAGCTTCAAAAACCATTAAAGAAATGGTGCCCATCGCCACTTATAACGACCACAGAATGGCTATGGCTTTTGCACCTTTGGCGTTAAAAACCAATTTAATTATTGAAGATGCCATGGTGGTTTCAAAATCCTATCCTACGTTTTGGGATGATTTAGAGTCTATAGGTTTCCAAATTAGCAAATAATAATCGCTTATTTACTTGACAACCCCTGTGTTGAGATTGTATATTTGCAACTTTCTAAAAATATAATACATGAAATTATCAAACTTTGGGTTCGATTTACCGAACGAATTATTAGCAGAATACCCGGCGGAAAATAGAGATGAATCGCGCTTAATGGTTTTAAACCGAAAGGAACAAACCATCGAGCATAAAATGTTTAAGGATTTAATCGACTATTTTAACGAAGATGACGTATTGATTCTGAATAACACCAAAGTATTTCCTGCCAGATTATACGGGAACAAAGAAAAAACAGGGGCTAGAATAGAAGTATTTTTATTGCGCGAGCTTAACGAAGAACAACGTTTGTGGGACGTATTGGTTGATCCAGCCCGAAAAATTAGAATTGGTAATAAATTATACTTTGGTGACGACGAAACTTTAGTGGCCGAGGTTATTGATAACACCACTTCGCGTGGACGTACCTTACGTTTTTTATATGACGGATCGTACCGCGAGTTCCGTTTAAAGTTGAACGAACTTGGGGAAACACCGCTTCCTAAATACATTAAAAGAGATGTAGAGCCAGAAGATGAAGACCGTTACCAAACCATTTTCGCAAAAAATGAAGGTGCCGTAGCAGCGCCAACAGCAGGCCTTCACTTTTCAAAACATTTGTTGAAGCGATTGGAAATTAAAGGTATTAACTTTGCCGAAGTAACGCTTCACGTTGGTTTAGGGACTTTTAACCCAGTTGAGGTTGAAGATTTATCAAAACACAAAATGGACAGCGAAGAGCTGAAAATTGACGAAAAAGCGGTTCAAACTGTAAATAAGGCCATTCAGGAAAAACGTCGCGTTTGTGCCGTTGGTACTACAGCGATGCGTGCCATAGAAAGTGCCGTTTCATCAAACGGGATGCTAAATGAATTTGAAGGTTGGACCAACAAATTTATTTTCCCTCCTTACGATTTCAGCATTGCCAACTGTATGGTAACCAATTTCCATACACCAAAATCAACATTGTTGATGATGGTTTCTGCCTTTGCAGGTCACGATTTTATAAAACGAGCCTATGAAGAAGCAGTAAAAGAAAAATACAAATTCTACAGCTACGGCGACGCGATGTTAATTTTATAATTCGTAGTCAATCAGAATTTATAAAACAAAGGGCTGTCTTAAAATATAAGGCAGCCTTTTCTTATTTTTGCACACGCATGGAAACTAAGAAAAAAGACATACGGGCATTAACCAAAGAGCAACTTCGTAATTTTTTTGTTGAACAAGGCGATAAGGC from Tamlana crocina includes:
- the pta gene encoding phosphate acetyltransferase; translated protein: MSKGIYVATLEPNSGKSVIVLGLMRMLLGKTAKVGYFRPIIEDTEDGEMDNHISTVISHFEIDLNYKKTFAFTRNEVLNLYNKGKAGDVIDEIIKKYKYLEEHFDFVLVEGTDFSHENSSIELDINLLISKNLGLPVIIVCQGDGKTVSEVVDHVQLAHDAFKEEVDVLSIMANKINPEDISSLKTLLKSRINEDTDINVIPKIGSLASPTIKEIVKTLNGELLFGKDMINNQAESYSVGAMQLRNYLIHLKENALVITPGDRADIILGALQANISKNYPKISGIVLTGGLIPEDPILRLIEGLSSVVPIISVKSGTFSTTNTIGKIKSRIYAENIEKINTSIETFEKHINTDKLANDLITHKSGIFTPRMFQYNLLQRALKDKKHIVLPEGYDERVLRAAARLIHAHVVDLTLIGEKDKIREIIEKQDIPLNLEDVNVVSPTHSPHFEDYVNTFYELRKHKNVNLDMARDAMADVSYFATMMIHKGHADGMVSGAVHTTAHTLRPALQFIKTKPGVNIVSSVFFMCLEDRVSIFGDCAINPNPNAEQLAEIAISSAQTALNFGVEPKVAMLSYSSGTSGKGEDVDKVRQATRIAKEKAPELKIEGPIQYDAAVDIRIGRSKLPDSEVAGQASVLIFPDLNTGNNTYKAVQRETGALAIGPMLQGLNKPVNDLSRGCTADDIYSTVIITAIQAQDL
- the gldA gene encoding gliding motility-associated ABC transporter ATP-binding subunit GldA; translated protein: MSIEVVGVSKLYGKQKALNNVSFTIEKPEIVGFLGPNGAGKSTMMKILTTYLNADTGKTKVNGHDVSQNTKQVQQSVGYLPEHNPLYLDLFIKEYLTFNANIYGVGKNRIEEVIELTGLTPEAHKKIGQLSKGYRQRVGLANALLHDPDVLILDEPTTGLDPNQLIDIRNLIKSIGKTKTVFLSTHIMQEVEAMCDRVIIINKGEIVADKKLKDLRDEKEQVVIVEFDYRVEDAFLLNLPKVKQVANTYGFVYEITFKTAEDMRSHVFDFAHDNQLKILQLNQKNASLESLFRDLTSN
- a CDS encoding prephenate dehydratase — protein: MIKKVAIQGIKGSFHHIVSQQFFENPVDCIDCLTFDRVVDSLITAESDAAVMALENSIAGSIIPNYALIDKFKLHIVGEHYLDIQHNLMAWPGQRIDDIKEVYSHPMALLQCKEFFKQYPHIKLVEDKDTAEVAERIRKQELKGIGAIASVTAAEIFELDILAHSIQTIKHNETRFVIVKRVNSEVPENEINKASVKFEANHKRGSLAAILNVMSDCRLNLTKIQSLPIVETPWKYAFFVDVTFETYNDFKKAKSLIDIMAEGFKVLGEYKNAKL
- a CDS encoding aminotransferase class I/II-fold pyridoxal phosphate-dependent enzyme, which gives rise to MIEVANRLQTVEEYYFSKKLREVNLLIANGKPVINLGIGSPDLQPPQKVIDAIMDSFKNPSAHKYQSYQGLPELRDAMAKFYKLNFSVNLSQATEILPLMGSKEGIMHISMAYLNEGDEVLIPNPGYPTYQSVTKLVGAKGVLYELDEANNWLPDFEALEKQDLSKVKLMWVNYPHMPTGANPTETLFEDLVAFAKRNNILIVNDNPYSFILNNSPKSILSVEGAKEVCLELNSLSKTFNMAGWRVGMVVGDSTHISNILKVKSNMDSGMFYGIQKGAIEALKCSNMWFATLNNVYQERRQLVWKLADALNCTYDKNASGLFVWAKLPAYLKSEEFIDLVLKDNHIFITPGTIFGTKGEGYIRFSLCAPTEVLEEAIERVS
- a CDS encoding prephenate dehydrogenase, whose translation is MKNIYAIGVGLIGGSLAIDIKKNDPSVVIHGVSRKESTLDEALRLKLIDKKATLDDIEHADLVIISIPVDATVKLLPTILDKIPDTALVVDAGSTKVDICRAVENHPKRRNFLAMHPIAGTEHSGPSAAMEGLFVGKTNIVCEVEKTTFKLQEKALKLFTDIGMRIRYMNPEAHDKHIAYVSHLSHISSFMLGKTVIEKEKNERDIFDMAGSGFASTVRLAKSSPEMWTPIFRQNKTNVIETLDEYISNLSHFKEMMEQDDFEGVFNEMKNTNHIKDILNGIH
- a CDS encoding bifunctional 3-deoxy-7-phosphoheptulonate synthase/chorismate mutase type II, which gives rise to MENTKEMRAWLDDLKLDHPLVVAGPCSAETEEQVLKIAHELKDTDVNYFRAGIWKPRTRPGNFEGVGALGLKWLQKVKAETGMKVCTEVANAAHVKLALEHDIDMLWIGARSTVSPFIMQEIADALEGTDKPVLIKNPVNPDLSLWLGGIERIYSSGVKNIGAIHRGFSTYEKTKYRNNPEWQLAIEFQNKFPDIPLINDPSHITGKRDMIFDVSQTALDLNFDGLMIETHYDPDNAWSDASQQVTPQALVQIMKDLKIRKETDSEADYNKALGLLRAQIDVVDNQIIDLLGKRMKAADGIGTLKKEKNVAVLQSKRWNEILGKMVLEGEQHGLSEEFILKMFKAIHQESINHQEKIING